The Variovorax sp. S12S4 genome includes the window TGATGATCACGCTCGCGCTTTCGATGTCGTGGTTTTATTTCGTCTCACAGAACACGACTGTTTTCAATGGCTTTGACGGTGTCAATGGAGTTCGCCCGCCCCAAGCGTTCGGAATCGATTTCTCCAACAAGAAGGCATTCTTCGCTTTGACCGTTGCGTGCTCTGCTGCATGCATCGCCTTCTGTGGATGGCTTGAGCGCACGCCATTGGGCTCTGCGTTTCACGGGTTGCGCAATGCGCCGCAACGCATGGCGGCGCTTGGACACGATACGGCACGTTTGCGTCTGGTCGCCTTCACCATGTCCGGCTTGATTGCCTCCGTCGGAGGTACGTTGAACGTTTGGTACTCGGGTCAGGTGTCGCCCGGCTCGACAGACATTCATGCCGCCGTTGCGTTGTTGATCGTCGCGGTCGTCGGCGGCATGCGCAGGTCGATGGGTGCTTTCGTGGGCGCGATCTTCTTCGTGCTCCTCGAGAACTTTGCTGCGCTGCTCGTTGGCCGTGACCGGTTCAACCTGGTCATCGGCGCGGCCTTTGTGCTGATTGTTTTCTGCTTGCCGGGCGGCCTCATCAGCTTGTCTCGCCTGCCATCACTTCGATTTTCTTTCCTGGGCCGACATGCGCCCACGCCACTTGTTCAGACCACTAAGGAGACATCATGACCTCGCGCACCTCTATCAAATCTCGCGCCGCCGCTGCCGCGCTGGCCGCTGCTTGCTTTGCGCTCTGTTCCCAGGCAAGGGCCCAGAGCGCAGAGACGGGGCCCATCCGGATCGGAGTTCTCGCCACACTTGAGGGACCATTCGCTCAGGCAGGACAGGACGGCATCCGCGGTGCGGAGTTAGCGCTCGAAGAGTTCAAAGCCGGAATAGGCGGCCGCAAGGTTGAGCTGATCAAGGAATCCACCAACGGTAAGCCGGACGTTGCCGTTGCCAAGGCGCGCAAGCTGATCGAACTGGATAAAGTCGATGTGGTCATCGGGCCACTGTCGGGTGGGGAGGGTCTTGCCGTCAAGGAATATGCCAAGACGGTGCCAACGAAAACGTTCGTCAACGGCACATCGGGAGCCCAGGACACGACCCTGCGGGATCCGGCTCCCAACTTTTTCCGCTTCAGCACAGATGGCGCGCAGTGGCAGGCTGGACTCGGTAGCTATGCGATCGACGTCAAGGGGTGGAAGCGGGTGGCAGTCGTCGCAGAGGACTACTCGTTTCCCTACTCTCAAGTGATGGGCTTCCAGCAGGAGTTCTGCGCTAAGGGAGGAAAGATTACCCAGAAGAACTGGGTTCCGATGGGTACCAAGGACTACACCTCGGTCATCGCCAAGCTTCCTCAGGACGTCGACGCTATCTATGTGCTTCTCGGCGGTTCTGATGCCGTCAACTTCTTCACCCAGTACTACCAGAGTGGCGGAAAGGCATCCATCATCGGCGGAAGTGTCACCGTGGATCAGAACGTGCTCAGTACAACGGGTGCGTTCCGCAAGAATTTGGTCGGCGCGATCGCAGCCGGTCCGACTGCCGATTCGAATCCCGATCCGAAGTGGGTTGAGTTCAGCGATCGCTATCGCAAGGCTTTCCCGGCAGCATTCCCGTCGCCATCTCTCTTTGCTCACGGCTATTACGTCGGTACCAAAGCCGCTCTCACGGGGCTGCAGCAGGTCAACGGGGACACATCGGGCAACCAGACGAATTATCAGAAGACACTGGCAGGTCTGCGGATGGAAACGCCCACAGGCGCGGTAACGCTCGACGAGAACCGTCAAGCCGTCGCGGATATTTTCGTCACGGAAGTCGCTCAGGGATCGGATGGCAAGCTGTACAACAAGCTCGTCAAGACCGCGAAAGGCGTCAATCAGACCTTGGGCCGCCCGCGTACGGAGTTTCTTGCGCTCGGCGCTGCCGGTCGCGACAACCCTGTTTGCAAGTCACCATCATGAGGTCCGACGACAAAGCGGCCCTGCTGGAAATCGACAAAGTCTGCGTCCAGTTTGGTGCCGTGCGTGCGGTGAGCGATGTCTCCTTGCGGATCCTGCGGGTGGGCGGCATGCGCTGCTTGGCACCAATGGGGCCGGAAAGTCGACACTCTTCAACGCCATATGCGGGACGGTGCCGGTCAGCGCCGGAGACGTCCGTTTTCAGGGGATCCGGCTCGCGCACCTGGCCGTGCATGCGCGCGCCAGGCTGGGAATCGGCCGCACCTTCCAAACGTCACTGTGTTTTGGTGATCGCAGCGTGGCAGACAACCTGCGGGTGGCACTGGCCGGTCGCGCCGGCCCTAGATTTGGCTTGAACGCCTGGCCGACATACGGCGCAATAGGCGAGCGGCTGGAGAACGTGTTGGAGCGTTTTGCGTTGAAGCCCGTATCGGAACTGCCGGTCGGGTCCCTGTCCTATGGGCAGCAACGCGAAGTAGAAATCGCCATGGCCTTAGCGGCCGAACCCACACTCTTGCTCCTCGATGAGCCTGCCGCCGGCATGTCGCCGTCCGGGCGAGTTGAACTGCTGGGCCGGCTTCGCGCGTTGCCGCGGTCAGTCACGCTGCTCTTCGTAGAGCACGATATGGATGTGGCATTGGCCCTTGCCGACGAGGTAACGGTCATGCGTGATGGCCAAGTGGTGGCGTCGGGTACACCCGAACAAATCCGGTCGAACGAGCTTGTCAGGGAGATGTATCTTGGCGCAGAACACTAGTGCGTTGACCATCAGAGGTCTCCATGTCCGGCGGGGATCACTCGAGGTGCTTCATGGGGTTGATCTGACAGTTGAACCCGGCAAGCCCGTGGCACTCTTGGGGCGCAATGGCGCCGGCAAGTCGACGCTGTGCGAGGCGCTTCTCGGGTTGATGCAGATTACTGCGGGTTACATCGATTTCGGCGGAGTCGAGCTGGCCGGATTGCCTCCACAACATATCGCGGCGCAAGGGATCACGATCGTTCCTCAAGGCCGCAGAGTCTTCCGCTCACTCACCGTCGACGAACATCTTCGGCTCATGGACGGACTCAAGCCCGGGCCGTGGTCAAGGGAACGCGTCTATCGCGCTTTTCCGCGACTGGCGGAACGAAAGAGGAACTTCGGCAACCAGCTCTCTGGCGGAGAGCAACAGATGCTGGCTATCGCGCGCGCGCTCATGACAAACCCCCGGCTCATCGTACTGGATGAACCGTCCGAAGGACTGGCGCCGGCAATCGTCGACGACCTGCTGAAGACGTTATCGCAACTCGATAGCGACGGGGTGTCGATCCTTCTGGTGGAACAGAACATGCGGGTGGGTTTGCGCGCGGCTGAGCGCATAGCCGTCATGTCTGCGGGAGTGATCACACTCACAACGGATGCAGATACGTTGAAAGGCGACGTGGCGCTGCAGCAGCGGGCACTAGGTCTTGCGACAGCATGACAGGCATGACAATGAAACTCTCTGGACGACGAGCTCTAGTCACGGGCGGGAGCGACGGCATCGGGCTCGCGATCGCCAAGGCGCTGGCCCAGCGTGGTGCGCATGTCTGCATCGTCGGGCGCGACAAGGAAAAGCTCGACGCCGCGATGGATGTCATCGGACGCGAATCGAGCCAATCAATTGCCGCCGATCTATCCAAGGAGGAAGGGGTTCAAGCGGTTGTCAATACTTTGAGTTCGCAGACGACTTCGCTCGACATTCTCGTCAACAACGCCGGAACGTCAGTGCTTGTTCCCTTCAAGGAAGCCACAACTGCGGAGTTTCAACTCTCCGTCAATCTCAACATCGCCTCGGCCTACTTCCTGACGCAAGGCCTTCTCCCGCTCATGGAGCACCGCGCGGCATCGATCATCAACATATCTTCCTACTTCGCCGGGAAGATGCTGCCAGGGAGACCATCGACGCTCTACTCGCTGACAAAAGGGGCGATCAATTCGTTGACCAAATCGCTTGCGTATGAACTAGGCCCCTCCGGAATTCGTGTGAACGCCATTGCTCCAGGAACTGTCGATACCCCGCTGCGCCGTCGAACGATCGAGGTGTTGCCGCCTGAAGCCCGCCAAAAGCTTCAGGCATACGTGGATGGCGCATACCCCCTCGGACGCATAGGGCGGCCGGACGACCTCGCCGGCATCGCAGTCTTTCTGGCAGGCGATGACTCATCATGGACCACGGGAGGCATCTTTCCTGTCGATGGTGGACTAACAAGCGGGTAGAGCCGGCGCTCAGGGCGCGTGATGGCGGAACGGATGGCTGAGTTCTGGCGAGAAGACGCAATGGTCTATTCCGAAGACAGCAGTCTCATTCTTTTCGTGAACCGTGGGCGATACAAGACAACGGATTCGCTCATGACGAGACCTGCAGGTTCTTTCGTTGACTCGGATAGGCGGTCCAAAGCGAGAAGACGGCGACCACCACCACCGGAATCAGCATTGCGCCGAGTCCAATTCCGAGTGCGTAGCCGAGGGAGGCCCGCTCGGGCAGGTGGAAGGCCAGGCTGAACCACACCAGTGCCACGGACAGCACGACCGCGCAAGTCCACAGAGGCGCGCCGGCGGTACGTTCGCGCAACCGGTCAAGCCGGACGAAGTCCGGTTCGATGTTGGGTAGAGCCGCCGCTCCTGCCGCGTCCGGCGCAGCCATCGGAACGTCTGCAAACACCGGCTCGCGGCGCTGCTCGAGCCCTTTCAGATTTCGTACCCGCGGGCGTCCGGGTTCGAACGACCGGGAACTGGAGCTCTGCTTTGCACCGAAATACGTGTTCTTCACTCGCTCGGACTTCGTGAAGTACAGGTACCAGAGAAAGCTGGAGACAAAGCCGCGGATGGTGCGCCCCATCTCCTCGCCAGTCGCATTGACGCTGAGGAAGGCCCAGCCCGCTCCCACATCGCCGAGGTAGACGACGAACGGACTGAGAACCAGAAAGAGCTTGGCATGCGCCACGCTCTCTGGCTCGTACCTCGTGCGGAGCCGGTTGGCCATCCATACCTTCCAAACGATGACGCCCAGCAGCAGGCACCAGCAGAAGGCCTTGTAAGGCACGTAGCCCGCAAGCTCGAGGACTGCGGGCGTGCGAGCTTCAACATCCGCAAAGGTCCTGAATTGCGTCCCGATGCTCATCAGGGGACCAAGGACGAACGCCGTGACCAGAAAGAAGCCGAGCCAGCCTTTTGTTCCGTAGAGCGGCTCGCCTTGAACCGCCCTCTGGCGTGCCGACCGGCGGGTGAGCCATACGCAACCCGCCAGGAGAGCGATGAACAGCAAAAGCGGCACCATCGAGCCAACTTGCTGCGAGTTCATTTCCGCTCCCTGGATAGCGCCAAGGCAAGTGCGCCCATCGCGAGGGTGGCGACACCAATCCAATCGAGCCCCTTCTCCCAAGTTCGCATCCGGATTCCCTCCAATAGGGCGCGCCCGGAATTTGCCGGTACCGCCCTGATCCTCGACTACCCGAGGCGTCTCCCGGGAGGAGTACCGCCGCTTCTATTCTTTTTACGCACCCGCTCAGTGGCTGTTTCTATGGTGCGACGTGGATGTTACCTGCAGTAACTCCGGCATACAACATTCGGAGCTGCCCACGCGAAGCGCAGCCTACGACGCAGCAATCGACTCCTTCACGAAGTCGCCATACCTGCGCAAAGGACGCCCGATGATGGCCTGCAGGCGATCCACTGCGCCGTCGGCCCCCTGCATGCCAAACTTCTGAATCCCGGCCATCATGAGGCGCATGTCGTAGGCAAGCCACGACGGCCCCTGCCCTGCCATCTGTGCTTCGAAGGCGGCCACGTCGTCTCCGCCGTAAGCCACGTCGCGGCCCAGCGCGGCACTCCAGATCTTGGCCACCGACTCTCCTGTCAGCAACTCGGGCCCGACCAGCTCCAGCGTTGCGCGCGGCAGCGGCGCGGGCGCCCCGTCCCGACGCAGCAATTCGGCGACGGCGGCATCCGCAATGTCTCGCGCATCGATCATGGCCACGCCGGTGGAGCCGATCGGCATCGGGTAGACGCCGTAGCCCTGGATCACCTGCTGGACCATGCGCTCGTTCTGCATGAAGTAGGCCGGCCGAAGGATGGTCGCGGAAATGTCGAGGCTTTCGATCATTCGCTCGACCGTGTGCTTGCCGGTGAAGTGCGGCACGTTGGTGAACTTGTCCGCATGGATGACCGACAGGTAGACGACGCGCTCGATGCCGGCCTCGCGCGCGAGGTTCAGTGCGACCAAGGCTTGCGTCACTTCGTCCGGAGTAACGGCGTTCAGCAGAAACATTGTGCGCACCGACGACAGTGCCGCGCGCAATGAGGGCACGTCGGTCAGGTCGCCGACGACCTCCTTGACGCCTGTCGGAAAGCTTTGCTTTCCGGGTGTGCGAACGAATGCGCTGACTTGGGCGCCGGCGCTGGCCAGGCCTTGGACGACGAGGGAACCGATGGTGCCGGTGGCACCGGTGACGAGAATGCTCATGGAAATCTCCAGGGGTCGAAGGGGAAATGGGTCAGAGAGGTCAGGGGCCGATCAGCGCGAAAAGTCCGCAACCACCTTGCCGATGCGAGGGTCGGTGCGGTTGCGTTCAATGGCCGCCGGGATGTCGGCGAAGCCGACGACTTCGCCGAGCTTCGAGATCAGCGTGCCTTCGGCGATCTCCGCCGCCAGCCGTTCCAGCAGATCGGCGTCCGGCTTGTTCATGAACCACAGTCCGCGGCGGCCGGGCGGCGTGCGTGCAAGGATGTCGGGCGACGAGGTGCCGACGATCGCGCCCTCCTTCTTCAGCACCTGCCAGGAGCGGTCGAGCACTTCACCTCCGACATAGTCGAGCACCAGGTCGATGTCCCGCGCGACCGACTCGAAGCGTTGGGCCCGGTAGTCGATGACGTGGTCCGCGCCCAGACTGCGCACATGGTCCAGGTGCGCGGCCGACGCCGTTGCGAAGACTTCGGCGCCCACCTGCTTGGCGTACTGCACGGCATAGCCGCCCAACCCTCCCGCTGCACCGTGGATCAGGATCCGCTGGCCTGCGGCGATCGGCCCCGCGTGGTGCAGGCTCTGCCAAGCTGCAACGGCTGCGACCGGAATGGCGGCCGCATGAACGTCGTCCAGGCCGTGCGGCGTGCGTACCAGGTTCGCCTCGTCGACCGCTACGAAGTCGGCATAGGCACCCAGCCCGCCTAGCGGCCCCATGACGCGGTCGCCCACACGAAAGCGCGAGGCGCCGGGGCCAACCGCCTCGACAACACCCGCAAGCTCGATACCAAGCACCGCGGGCAGTTGCAACGGAAAAGCCTGCTGAACCAGGCCGTCACGAACTTTCCAGTCGATGCCGTTCACGCCGGCGGCGCGAACGCGGACCAGAACCTGACCCTGCCCTGCCAAGGGCCTCGTGATTTCGGCGACCTCTGCGGCACCGCCATAGGCCCGGATCAGCACAGCACGTTGAGTGGTGGTCATTTCAATTTCCTCATTTCGAAGTTGCGATGAGGAGAAGATAGGTCGTTGCATTGATAAAACGAAGACCCGAAAATAAAGACACCTCGTCTCAATTTCGAAACACCATGGACCTGAACGCACTGAGCGACTTCGCGCTCGTCGCAACGAACGGCGGCCTCGGAAAAGCAAGCCGCGCCAGCGGCAGATCGAAGGCGACGCTTTCACGGCGCATCGCGGACCTGGAAGAGCAGCTCGGTGTGCGGCTCATCGAGCGCAGCGCCCGCGGGCTCAAGCTCACGGAAGCCGGCCAGTTGCTGATGGATCGCACCGAAGGGCCGATGCACGAGGTGGCCGACGCGATGACTTCCGCACGCGAAGGTTTGTCGGTACCGCGCGGACGCTTGCGCATCGCCTCGCCGGTGCTGTTCTCCCAGCTTGCGATGGGCCGCATTTCGGCCGGGTTCTGCGCGGCCTACCCTGAAGTGACGTGCGAGGTGGTGGCGGACGATCGGCTGGTCGACCTCGTCGAGGAGCAGTTCGACGCCGCGATCCGCATCAATCCGAGCCCCGACAGCAGCCTGGTGGGCCGGTGCTTCGCCAACGACCGGCTGGTGGTGGTGGCCGCGCCTTCCGTGCCGGCGCCAAAGCCAGGCAAGGTCAGCGCCGTTCCCGGCATCGTTTCAACAAACTTTCAAGGCGGAAACTGGACGCTCGACGACGGGCGCCTTGTGATCGAGCCAATTCCAAGGCTGAGGCTTTCCTCGTTCCTGATGATTCGCGATGCTGCGGTCGCGGGCGCAGGCGCCGCCCTCATGCCGCAGTCCATCGCGTGGAACCAGCTGACGCGCGGAGAACTGGTTCAGTGGGGCATGGTTTCGGGTGCGGAGGTCGCGCTCTGGGTGCTGCATACATCCAGGCGGCTTCCTGCGCCGAAGGTGCGCGCGTTCGTCGACTTCATGTGCGAGCAGTATCCGCAGGAGTCGCTCGTGCTGAACGGCTAGGACACCGGTCGGCTCGCGGCGCGACGCGCGGCCGGCCGCTTCTGCCGCGACACCATTCCCAGGATGGTCTCGAGCAGTTCCTCCTTGGCCTGCGACGCGGAGATCTCGTCCATGGCTGCCGCGTACGACAAGGCTTCGGCCGCTCCCAGCATGGCGCGCAGCCCGGCCACGCCGATGTCCTTGCCGGGAGCAAACGGTGCCAGCAGCGCGCGGCACTTCTGCAGAAAGGCCGCTTCCGATTCGCGCTTGAGGCTCTCGAGTTCAGGGGAGCCCGCGAGTGCCGCGCTCACGCCGGGCAACTCGCGTCCTTGCGCGAGCACGCAATCGACATACGAGCCGGCAATCACCGATGCGCGTCCGGCCAGGGTCGGTTCGCTGTTCTCGATTGCGGCATCGATCAGCGCGTTCTGCTGCATGTCGAACTCGCCGTAGAGCGCGGCAAGCAGCCCATTGCGCGTCGCGAAATGGTCATACACCACCGGCTTGGCGATGCCCGCCTGCTCGGCGAGCGAGCCGAGCGTCAAGGCATCGGTGCCCGATTCGCGCACGATGCGCCACGCCACTTCGATGAGCTGGCGGTAGCGGTCTTGCCGCGAGAGGCGGCGTCGCTTGGGCTCATCGGTCTCGGCTGATGTGGCGCGTGCCTCTTTAACCCCGTGCTTGGGCATGGTTATGTACCAAAGGTAGGTTAATCAATATACTAAACGTAGGTTGCAACTGTAGCAGCCCTCTTCAACCTCAAGAAGCATGAAAGGAATGTCACGCATGCATGCGCTCATCGTTGTCGCCCACCCGGATCCGGAATCGCTCACCCACCACGTCGCACGCAAGCTCGCGGAAGGTGTCGCGCTTGCCGATGAAGGCCATACGGCGGAAATTGCCGACCTTGCAGCGGAGGGTTTCGACCCGCGCTTTAGCGCGGGCGATCATGCCGCCCACAGGAAGCAGGCGCCGCCCGATGCCGACGTGACGCGTGAACAGCAAAGAATCGACCGCGCCGATGCGCTTGTGCTGGTGTATCCGGTGTACTGGTGGTCCTTCCCGGGGCTGCTCAAGGGCTGGATCGACCGCGTGTTCGCGAACGGATGGGCCTACGACGAGCGCGACGGCAAGCTCGTCAAGCGCCTGGGCCACTTGCCGGTGCACCTCGTCGCCATTGGCGGCGCCGACCCTGGAACCTACGACCGGCATGGCTACTTCGATGCGATGAAGACGCAGATCGACCATGGCATCTTCGGCTACTGCGGCGCACGCGTGGTGACGTCGGAGTTCCTGCTCGAGTCCGACCGGCCGGACCGCACCGTTCAACTGGAAGCCGCGCGCGACCTGGGGCGCGGGCTTTTCTCGGCCATTGCCGCTTGAGCTGAAAACCAGGGAGTCCTGGCCATCGCATCAGGCTTCAGGAAGCTTCGCAATCACCTTGATCTCGAACTTGAAGCCATAGAGCCACGTCACGCCTATGCCGGTGAGCGTCGGGTGCGGCGCATTGCCCCAGTACTCCGGCACCACCTTCCAGATCTTTTCGAAGTTCGCTTCCGGGTCGACGACGAAGACGGTCACATCGACCACGTCGTCGAACGTGCAGCCCGCGGCCGTCAGGATGGCGTTCAGGTTCTCGAAGGCAAGCCGTACCTGCGCCTCCAGGTCGGGTTCCGGCGAGCCGTCGGGGCGGCTGCCGACCTGGCCTGAAACGAACAGGAAGCCGTTGGACCGGACGGCCGGCGAATAGCGGTTCTTTTCATAGAGCGCCTGGCGCCCGGGCGGAAAAACGACGTCGCGTTGAGCCATGGATTGCTTCCTCTTTTCTCGAATGAGCCGTCGCCGGCCCGTCATTACGATCAAGCGACTTTAGGGATCCGGGCTCATCGGATAAACAGGCAAAGCCAACAATCATTGTTTGGCAAACTCAAACAATCTTCGAACCAGCAGGAACAGACATGGACCGCTTCGATGCGATGCACGCATTCGCGCGCGTGGTGGAAGCAGGCAGCTTCACCAAGGCGGCCGGCACGCTGAACATGAGCAAGACCACCGTGACGCAGCTGGTGCAGCAGTTGGAAGCAAGGCTGCGCGTGAAGCTGCTCAACCGCACCACGCGCAAGCTCAGCGTCACGGCCGATGGTGCCGCCTACTACGAGCGCGTGGTGCGGCTGCTGGCCGACATGGACGACGCGGAAACCAGCCTCTCGAGTGCCTCGGCGTTGCCGCGCGGCCACTTGCGGGTGGACGTGCCAAGCCCGCTGGCCCGCATGATCCTGGTGCCGGCCTTGCCGGCGTTCCATGCCCGCTACCCCGACATCCAGCTCGACATGGGCGTGAGCGACCGCATGGTGGATGTGATCGGCGACAACGTCGACTGCGTGGTGCGCGGCGGCGAGCTCACCGACCGGTCGCTGATGGCGCGACGCGTGGGCGACCTGCGGCTGGGCGTCTATGCGGCGCCGCGCTACCTGGAACTTGCCGGCACGCCGCTGCACCCGCGCGAGCTGGAAGACACGCACCACCGCATCGTGGGCTTCTTGTGGTCGCGCAGCGGCAAGACTTTTCCGTATGCCATGCGGCTGGGCGAAGAGCGCATCGAGGTGCAAGGCCGCTACGTGCTGTCGGTGGACGACGGCAATGCCTACCTCGCGGCGGGGCTCGCGGGGCTGGGGATTCTCTGGCTGCCGGACTACATGGCCAAGGGGCACCTGGCGGGCGGCGAGCTGGTGCGGCTTTTCGATGGCTGGCAGCTCGACTCGATGCCGCTGTACGTCGCGTTTCCGCCGAACCGGCACGTCAGCGCCAAGCTGCGCGCGTTCATCGATTGGGTGGCCGAGCTGATGGCGCAGCACGCGCCTGTCGAAGCCCGGCGCCAGCTCAGGCCGTGACGACGGTGCTGGGCTGCGCACCCGCAATCTGACGCAGCGCCCGCTCGAACACCTCGACCGGCTGCCCGCCCGAAATCAGGTGGTGATCGTTGATGATGATCGCGGGCACCGAATGGATGCCGGCATCGGTGTACATGCGCTCGCGCTCGCGGGTCTCGTTTGCATACTCGTCGCTTGCCAGGATTTCGCGCGCACGCGCCGCATCGAGGCCCGCCTCCGTGGCCGCACGCACCAGCACCTCGGGGTCCGACGGGTTTTGCCTGTCGGTGAAGTAGGCCTTGAGCAGCAGCTTCTTCAGCGCGGCCTGCTTGGCCGGGCTTTCGAGCTCGGCCCAGTGCAGCAGGCGGTGCGCATCGAAGGTGTTGTAGATGCGCGGCCGGCCTTCGGGACTGAACTCGAAGCCCACCTCGGCCCCGCGCTGGCGGATCATCTCGCGCGACTGCGCTTGCTGCTCACGCGTGGAGCCGTACTTCTGGTTCAGGTGCTCGAAGGTGTCCTGGCCTTCGACGGGCATCTGCGGGTTCAGCTCGAAGGGCTGGAAATGCAGCTCGGCCGTGACGTCCGGCGCCAGGCGCCGGAGCGCCGCCTCGAGCGAACCCAGGCCGACGGCGCACCAGGGGCAAGACACGTCGGAAACAAAATCGATCTTCAGATGGGAGGTCATGGGCGCCATTCTTCATGGCGCCGACTCCTTTGGTGCGCGCAAGGTCTTCAGGCGGTTGCCTTGGCCATGCGTGCGTTCACCAGCGTTTGTTCGCGCAGCCGGTCGTACTCGGTCTTCTCGACCGGAACAGCGTCAGGCTTGCCCAGGTCGTTCATATGCACGCGGTAGGTTTCGCGGGCAGACCAGGCCGAAACAGCGGCAATGGCGCAGATCGCCAGCGTGATGGCACCCACGGTAAGCGGGATGTTGGCGGCACCGGGGGCGCCACCGCCACGAACAGCGCCGGCAGCAGCGCAGTGATCGCGGTGCCGATGTTCTGCGAAATGGCCATGCCCGAGACACGGGTGCGCGTGGGGAACATTTCCGGATAGAAGCTCGGGAACACGGCGTTGTAGCCCTGGTAGACCACGCCCCACATCAGGAGCGACATCACGATGGCCAGCGGTACGTTCTGGATGCTGATGGCGTACAGGTAGCCGAACGACAGCAGGCCCGAACCAAGGGCGCCAACGACGATCGGCAGGCGCCGGCCGACCTTGTCCGACAGGTTGCCCACGAACGGAATCACGATCACGGCCAGGATGTTGCCCATGACCGGAATCCACAGATAGATGTCTTTCTCGAAGTTGATGCCGTAGCCCGGCTGCACCGCATAGGCCGCGCCGAAGATGGTGGCAACCACCGGAATCACGTTCATCAGCGAGCACAGCAGCACGCGCAGCATGTCGCCCCAGCTCTCGGTCACGGCCTGGATCACCGGCGCCTTGGGCACGGTTGCGCTCTTCTCCACTTCGGTGAATGCGGGCGTCTCGTCCACTTCCTTGCGGATGATGTAGCCGGCCACGATGACGATGAAGCTCAGCAGGAACGGAATGCGCCAGCCCCAGGAGTTGAAGGCGTCCTTGTCCATGTAGTGCGCGAGCGGCAGGAACACGGCGGCCGCCATGATCTGGCCGGCCTGCACGCCCTGCAGCGTGAAGCTCGCGAAGAAGCCGCGGCGCCCGAACGGCGCGTGCTCCAGGATCATCGAGCTCGCGCCTGAAATTTCGCCGGCCACCGCAAAGCCCTGGATCAGCCGGAGCACCACCAGCATCGCAGGCGCCCACAAGCCGACCTGGTCATACGTCGGCAGCAGGCCCACGGCAATGGTCGAAAAGCCCATCAGGAACATGCAGAGAATCAGCACGGTCTTGCGGCCGTGCGTGTCGCCCCAGTGGCCCAGCAGCAGTGCGCCGATCGGCCGTGCCACATAGCCCACGCCGTAGGTCGCGAGCGACGCGATGATCGCAATCTGCGGGTCGCCCTTGGGAAAGAATATCTGCGGAAAGATCAGCGCCGCCGCGGTGGCGTAGATGAAGAAGTCGTAGTACTCCAGCGCCGAGCCGATCCAGCCGCTGGCGGTGGCCTTCTTCGACTGGTGCTTGCCTTTCGGCTCTTGGGCCGTGGTGTTTGCCATGGTTTGTCTCCGGGGTTGACTAGAAAAACTTATTCCTGCGCCTGCGATGCCATGCGCGCGGGTGCATTGAGGGCACCGTAGGCGTCGTAGCCCGCGGTGCGTTGTGCCAGTTCGAAGAAGAGCCCGCCTTCGATGCTCTCGGTGTAGATGTGCAGGTAGTCGCCGGCCGCAGAGCGGTCGAACAGCACGCCCGCCGCGCGCATGCGTGCGAGCAGCGCCGGGTCGAGATCGATGCGCGTGGCCAGGTCGTCGTAGTAGTTGCCCGAAATGGGCACGAA containing:
- a CDS encoding TetR/AcrR family transcriptional regulator; this encodes MPKHGVKEARATSAETDEPKRRRLSRQDRYRQLIEVAWRIVRESGTDALTLGSLAEQAGIAKPVVYDHFATRNGLLAALYGEFDMQQNALIDAAIENSEPTLAGRASVIAGSYVDCVLAQGRELPGVSAALAGSPELESLKRESEAAFLQKCRALLAPFAPGKDIGVAGLRAMLGAAEALSYAAAMDEISASQAKEELLETILGMVSRQKRPAARRAASRPVS
- a CDS encoding LysR family transcriptional regulator, which produces MDRFDAMHAFARVVEAGSFTKAAGTLNMSKTTVTQLVQQLEARLRVKLLNRTTRKLSVTADGAAYYERVVRLLADMDDAETSLSSASALPRGHLRVDVPSPLARMILVPALPAFHARYPDIQLDMGVSDRMVDVIGDNVDCVVRGGELTDRSLMARRVGDLRLGVYAAPRYLELAGTPLHPRELEDTHHRIVGFLWSRSGKTFPYAMRLGEERIEVQGRYVLSVDDGNAYLAAGLAGLGILWLPDYMAKGHLAGGELVRLFDGWQLDSMPLYVAFPPNRHVSAKLRAFIDWVAELMAQHAPVEARRQLRP
- a CDS encoding LysR family transcriptional regulator, coding for MDLNALSDFALVATNGGLGKASRASGRSKATLSRRIADLEEQLGVRLIERSARGLKLTEAGQLLMDRTEGPMHEVADAMTSAREGLSVPRGRLRIASPVLFSQLAMGRISAGFCAAYPEVTCEVVADDRLVDLVEEQFDAAIRINPSPDSSLVGRCFANDRLVVVAAPSVPAPKPGKVSAVPGIVSTNFQGGNWTLDDGRLVIEPIPRLRLSSFLMIRDAAVAGAGAALMPQSIAWNQLTRGELVQWGMVSGAEVALWVLHTSRRLPAPKVRAFVDFMCEQYPQESLVLNG
- a CDS encoding DsbA family oxidoreductase produces the protein MAPMTSHLKIDFVSDVSCPWCAVGLGSLEAALRRLAPDVTAELHFQPFELNPQMPVEGQDTFEHLNQKYGSTREQQAQSREMIRQRGAEVGFEFSPEGRPRIYNTFDAHRLLHWAELESPAKQAALKKLLLKAYFTDRQNPSDPEVLVRAATEAGLDAARAREILASDEYANETRERERMYTDAGIHSVPAIIINDHHLISGGQPVEVFERALRQIAGAQPSTVVTA
- a CDS encoding NmrA/HSCARG family protein, whose protein sequence is MSILVTGATGTIGSLVVQGLASAGAQVSAFVRTPGKQSFPTGVKEVVGDLTDVPSLRAALSSVRTMFLLNAVTPDEVTQALVALNLAREAGIERVVYLSVIHADKFTNVPHFTGKHTVERMIESLDISATILRPAYFMQNERMVQQVIQGYGVYPMPIGSTGVAMIDARDIADAAVAELLRRDGAPAPLPRATLELVGPELLTGESVAKIWSAALGRDVAYGGDDVAAFEAQMAGQGPSWLAYDMRLMMAGIQKFGMQGADGAVDRLQAIIGRPLRRYGDFVKESIAAS
- a CDS encoding Rid family hydrolase yields the protein MAQRDVVFPPGRQALYEKNRYSPAVRSNGFLFVSGQVGSRPDGSPEPDLEAQVRLAFENLNAILTAAGCTFDDVVDVTVFVVDPEANFEKIWKVVPEYWGNAPHPTLTGIGVTWLYGFKFEIKVIAKLPEA
- a CDS encoding NAD(P)H-dependent oxidoreductase, with product MHALIVVAHPDPESLTHHVARKLAEGVALADEGHTAEIADLAAEGFDPRFSAGDHAAHRKQAPPDADVTREQQRIDRADALVLVYPVYWWSFPGLLKGWIDRVFANGWAYDERDGKLVKRLGHLPVHLVAIGGADPGTYDRHGYFDAMKTQIDHGIFGYCGARVVTSEFLLESDRPDRTVQLEAARDLGRGLFSAIAA
- a CDS encoding NADP-dependent oxidoreductase — encoded protein: MTTTQRAVLIRAYGGAAEVAEITRPLAGQGQVLVRVRAAGVNGIDWKVRDGLVQQAFPLQLPAVLGIELAGVVEAVGPGASRFRVGDRVMGPLGGLGAYADFVAVDEANLVRTPHGLDDVHAAAIPVAAVAAWQSLHHAGPIAAGQRILIHGAAGGLGGYAVQYAKQVGAEVFATASAAHLDHVRSLGADHVIDYRAQRFESVARDIDLVLDYVGGEVLDRSWQVLKKEGAIVGTSSPDILARTPPGRRGLWFMNKPDADLLERLAAEIAEGTLISKLGEVVGFADIPAAIERNRTDPRIGKVVADFSR